The following are from one region of the Capsicum annuum cultivar UCD-10X-F1 chromosome 1, UCD10Xv1.1, whole genome shotgun sequence genome:
- the LOC107870847 gene encoding succinate dehydrogenase [ubiquinone] iron-sulfur subunit 3, mitochondrial, producing the protein MSRNLIKEGVKKMGRLTKSERFPILEGHPIGQQHGEAAVESVGNLKKVMKLSDKDKKRKEFRIYRWNPDNPNQKPFLQSFFLDLPSCGPMVLDALQKIKGGEDSSLSYRRSCREGICGSCSMNIDGVNTVACLKPIDTDTSKPTTITPLPHMFVIKDLVVDLTNFYQQYKSIEPWLKTRKPPPDEREYRQTPEDRKKLDGLYECILCACCSTSCPSYWWNPEEFLGPAALLHAYRWISDSRDEFADERLQALAEDQRRLYRCRTIRNCTACCPKSLNPANAINKMKTRHLTERTREDLEAEPEPRFGQA; encoded by the coding sequence ATGTCGAGAAACTTAATAAAAGAAGGGGTGAAGAAGATGGGGCGTTTGACAAAAAGTGAAAGGTTTCCTATACTTGAAGGACACCCAATTGGGCAACAACATGGAGAAGCAGCAGTAGAGTCTGTTGGGAACCTGAAGAAAGTCATGAAATTAAGTGATAAAGATAAGAAGAGGAAGGAATTCAGGATCTATAGGTGGAACCCCGATAATCCTAACCAGAAACCGTTTCTTCAATCTTTCTTTCTCGACCTTCCTTCATGTGGCCCCATGGTTCTGGATGCGTTGCAAAAGATAAAGGGGGGGGAAGATTCTAGTTTGAGCTACAGGAGGTCATGTAGAGAAGGAATATGTGGATCATGCTCAATGAACATAGATGGGGTTAACACAGTGGCATGCCTCAAGCCTATTGATACAGACACTAGCAAGCCAACTACCATCACTCCTCTTCCTCACATGTTTGTTATCAAAGATTTGGTGGTTGATCTCACGAATTTCTACCAACAGTACAAGTCTATAGAGCCATGGTTAAAGACGCGAAAACCACCCCCAGATGAGAGAGAATACAGGCAAACACCAGAGGATAGGAAGAAGCTTGATGGCTTATACGAATGCATATTATGTGCATGTTGCAGCACTTCTTGTCCATCTTACTGGTGGAATCCTGAGGAGTTCCTTGGACCTGCAGCCTTGCTCCATGCCTACAGATGGATCTCGGACAGTCGAGATGAATTTGCAGATGAGAGATTGCAGGCGTTAGCAGAGGACCAGCGGCGGTTGTATCGATGCAGGACTATAAGAAATTGCACAGCATGTTGCCCGAAGAGCCTTAATCCTGCTAATGCTATAAACAAGATGAAGACTAGGCATTTAACTGAGAGGACAAGGGAGGATCTTGAAGCTGAGCCTGAACCTCGTTTTGGGCAAGCTTGA